In Streptomyces canus, one DNA window encodes the following:
- a CDS encoding DNA gyrase/topoisomerase IV subunit A has product MARRSTKTPPPDDSYEERILDIDVVDEMKGSYLEYAYSVIYSRALPDARDGLKPVHRRIVYQMNEMGLRPDRGYVKCARVVGEVMGKLHPHGDASIYDALVRMAQPFSMSVPLVDGHGNFGSLGNDDPPAAMRYTECRAAEAASLMTESIDEDTVDFAPNYDGQEQEPGALPAAFPNLLVNGSSGIAVGMATNMAPHNLAEVIAAARHLIRYPNADLDALMRHVPGPDLPTGGRIVGLSGIRDAYETGRGTFKIRATVSVETVTARRKGLVVTELPFTVGPEKVIAKIKDLVGSKKLQGIADVKDLTDRAHGLRLVIEIKNGFVPEAVLEQLYKLTPMEESFGVNNVALVDGQPLTLGLKELLEVYLDHRFEVVRRRSEFRRTKRRDRLHLVEGLLTALVDIDEVIRIIRSSDNSAQAKERLIERFSLSEIQTQYILDTPLRRLTRFDRIELESEKDRLNAEIAELTRILESDAELRKLVSAELAAVAKKYGTERRTVLLEAGATAPVTAVPLQVADDPCRVLLSSTGLLARTSNGEPFPEDADARRSKHDVIVSAVPATARGEIGAVTSSGRLLRLNVIDLPQLPDTAAAPNLAGGAPLSEFLSLEDDETLVCLTTLDESSPGLALGTEQGVVKRVVPDYPSNKGELEVITLKEGDRIVGAIELRTGEEDLVFITDDAQLLRYQAAQVRPQGRPAGGMAGIKLTEGAKVISFTAVDPAVDAVVFTVAGSRGTLDDSVQTTAKLTPFDQYPRKGRATGGVRCQRFLKGEDCLSLAWAGAVPARAAQKNGTPADLPEIDPRRDGSGVSLAKTVSVVAGPV; this is encoded by the coding sequence ATGGCCCGCCGCAGCACGAAGACCCCGCCGCCCGACGACTCGTACGAGGAGCGGATCCTCGACATCGACGTCGTGGACGAGATGAAGGGCTCGTACCTCGAGTACGCGTACTCGGTCATCTACTCCCGCGCGCTCCCGGACGCCCGCGACGGCCTCAAGCCGGTGCACCGGCGCATCGTCTACCAGATGAACGAGATGGGCCTGCGCCCTGACCGCGGCTATGTGAAGTGTGCCCGCGTGGTCGGCGAGGTCATGGGTAAGTTGCACCCGCACGGCGACGCGTCGATCTACGACGCCCTCGTGCGCATGGCCCAGCCCTTCTCGATGAGCGTGCCGCTGGTAGACGGGCACGGCAACTTCGGTTCGCTGGGCAATGACGACCCGCCGGCCGCCATGCGGTACACCGAGTGCCGCGCCGCCGAGGCCGCGAGCCTGATGACGGAGTCCATCGACGAGGACACGGTCGACTTCGCGCCCAACTACGACGGCCAGGAGCAGGAGCCGGGCGCGCTGCCCGCCGCCTTCCCGAACCTGCTGGTGAACGGCTCCTCCGGCATCGCGGTCGGCATGGCCACCAACATGGCGCCGCACAACCTCGCCGAGGTCATCGCGGCGGCCCGCCACCTGATCCGCTACCCGAACGCGGACCTGGACGCCCTGATGCGGCACGTTCCGGGCCCCGACCTGCCCACCGGCGGCCGGATCGTCGGGCTCTCCGGCATCCGGGACGCCTACGAGACGGGCCGCGGCACGTTCAAGATCCGCGCGACGGTGTCGGTGGAGACGGTGACGGCCCGCCGCAAGGGCCTCGTCGTCACCGAGCTGCCCTTCACGGTCGGCCCGGAGAAGGTGATCGCCAAGATCAAGGACCTGGTCGGCTCGAAGAAGCTCCAGGGCATCGCCGACGTCAAGGACCTCACGGACCGCGCGCACGGCCTGCGTCTGGTCATCGAGATCAAGAACGGCTTCGTGCCGGAAGCGGTCCTTGAGCAGCTCTACAAGCTGACGCCGATGGAGGAGTCCTTCGGCGTCAACAACGTCGCGCTGGTGGACGGTCAGCCCCTCACGCTCGGCCTCAAGGAGCTCCTCGAGGTCTATCTCGACCACCGCTTCGAAGTGGTGCGCCGCCGCAGCGAGTTCCGGCGCACCAAGCGCCGCGACCGGCTGCACCTGGTCGAGGGTCTGCTCACCGCCCTGGTCGACATCGACGAGGTCATCCGCATCATCCGCTCCAGCGACAACTCAGCGCAGGCGAAGGAGCGCCTGATCGAGCGCTTCTCGCTGAGCGAGATCCAGACGCAGTACATCCTGGACACGCCCCTGCGGCGCCTGACCAGGTTCGACCGCATCGAGCTGGAGTCGGAGAAGGACCGGCTCAACGCCGAGATCGCGGAGCTGACCCGGATCCTGGAGTCGGACGCCGAGCTGCGCAAGCTGGTCTCCGCCGAACTGGCCGCGGTCGCCAAGAAGTACGGCACCGAGCGGCGTACGGTCCTGCTGGAGGCCGGAGCGACGGCCCCCGTGACCGCCGTTCCGCTCCAGGTGGCGGACGACCCGTGCCGGGTACTGCTGTCCTCGACGGGCCTGCTGGCCCGTACGTCGAACGGCGAGCCGTTCCCGGAGGACGCCGACGCCAGGCGCAGTAAGCACGACGTGATCGTCTCCGCGGTACCGGCCACCGCGCGTGGCGAGATCGGCGCGGTCACGTCGTCCGGCCGCCTGCTGCGGCTGAACGTCATCGACCTTCCGCAGCTCCCGGACACCGCCGCGGCCCCCAACCTCGCGGGCGGGGCCCCGCTGTCGGAGTTCCTCTCCCTGGAGGACGACGAGACGCTGGTCTGCCTGACCACGCTCGACGAGTCCTCCCCCGGTCTGGCGCTCGGCACCGAACAGGGCGTCGTCAAGCGCGTGGTCCCCGACTACCCGTCCAACAAGGGTGAGTTGGAGGTCATCACGCTCAAGGAGGGCGACCGGATCGTCGGCGCGATCGAACTGCGCACCGGTGAGGAGGACCTGGTGTTCATCACCGACGACGCCCAGCTCCTGCGCTATCAGGCCGCGCAGGTCCGCCCGCAGGGCCGCCCGGCGGGCGGTATGGCGGGCATCAAGCTCACCGAGGGCGCGAAGGTCATCTCCTTCACCGCGGTGGATCCGGCCGTGGACGCGGTCGTCTTCACGGTCGCGGGCTCGCGCGGCACGCTCGACGACTCGGTCCAGACGACGGCCAAGCTGACCCCGTTCGACCAGTACCCGCGCAAGGGCCGCGCCACGGGCGGTGTGCGCTGCCAGCGGTTCCTGAAGGGCGAGGACTGCCTGTCCCTGGCCTGGGCGGGCGCCGTCCCGGCCCGCGCCGCGCAGAAGAACGGCACACCGGCCGACCTCCCGGAGATCGACCCGCGCCGTGACGGCTCGGGCGTGTCGCTGGCGAAGACGGTGTCGGTGGTGGCGGGACCGGTCTAG
- a CDS encoding CobW family GTP-binding protein, protein MSQPSGSHRQVPVVVLAGFLGSGKTTLLNHLLHRSGGSRIGAIVNDFGAIEIDAMAVAGALGDSTVSLGNGCLCCAVDVSELDQYLSRLAHPDTGIDVIVVEASGLAEPQELVRMVLASEQPGIVYGGLVEVVDAAEFDDTRARHPEIDRHLALADLVVVNKLDRAADAEHVLALVHRLVDRAAVVPATYGRIDPEFLFDCRPAEERIGQLSFDDLHDHHDHHDHGDDHAGHLHSGYDSLSFACGEPLDPRRLMTFLDSRPEGLYRIKGYVDFGPHDVRNRYAVHAVGRFLRFYPEAWAPGDTRLTQLVLIGSAIDTPALRKELEACRADADAPHADEAGMWGVLRYVPDPDEQDPGF, encoded by the coding sequence TTGAGTCAGCCGAGCGGGAGCCACCGGCAGGTCCCGGTCGTCGTCCTTGCCGGATTCCTGGGTTCCGGCAAGACCACCCTCCTCAATCATCTCCTCCACCGCAGCGGCGGCAGCCGTATCGGAGCCATCGTCAACGACTTCGGTGCCATCGAGATCGACGCCATGGCCGTCGCCGGCGCGCTCGGCGACTCCACCGTCTCCCTCGGGAACGGCTGCCTGTGCTGCGCCGTCGATGTCAGCGAACTCGACCAGTACCTGTCCCGGCTCGCTCATCCCGACACCGGTATCGATGTGATCGTCGTGGAGGCCAGCGGACTCGCCGAGCCGCAGGAACTCGTCCGCATGGTGCTCGCCAGCGAACAACCCGGAATCGTCTACGGCGGCCTCGTCGAGGTCGTGGACGCCGCCGAGTTCGACGACACCCGCGCCCGGCATCCCGAGATCGACCGGCATCTCGCCCTCGCCGACCTCGTCGTCGTCAACAAGCTCGACCGGGCGGCCGATGCCGAACACGTCCTCGCTCTGGTGCATCGACTTGTCGACCGTGCGGCTGTCGTTCCCGCCACCTACGGTCGCATCGACCCCGAGTTCCTCTTCGACTGCCGGCCCGCCGAGGAGCGCATCGGACAGCTCTCCTTCGACGACCTGCACGACCACCACGACCACCACGACCACGGTGACGATCACGCCGGACATCTGCACTCCGGCTACGACAGCCTCTCCTTCGCCTGCGGCGAACCCCTCGACCCCCGCCGGCTCATGACGTTCCTCGACAGCAGGCCCGAGGGCCTCTACCGGATCAAGGGGTACGTCGACTTCGGCCCGCATGACGTCCGCAACCGTTACGCCGTCCATGCCGTGGGACGCTTCCTGCGCTTCTACCCGGAGGCCTGGGCGCCCGGTGACACCCGCCTCACCCAGCTCGTCCTCATCGGCTCCGCCATCGACACTCCCGCCCTGCGCAAGGAGCTGGAGGCGTGCAGGGCAGACGCGGACGCCCCGCACGCCGACGAGGCCGGCATGTGGGGCGTCCTTCGCTACGTACCGGATCCCGACGAGCAGGACCCCGGCTTCTAG
- a CDS encoding DUF6082 family protein, with protein sequence MVTQSFWTRGLRTAAAVGVGAVAGAVASLAAQQHTMRSLHARLDQLEAVARSPRHADLASQQHQHWELLSKAIDDPELAEVLDLYEAPVSAKQRRQYLFANALYTNLLFYYRIGNLSKEEFFKHVRGIFQNPIVREYWYATQQQRASLADTDEAELGKLVDDLLQQLEDSDTEEWWVVGEPPGAP encoded by the coding sequence ATGGTCACACAGAGCTTTTGGACGCGAGGCCTGCGCACGGCCGCCGCGGTCGGCGTCGGCGCTGTGGCGGGTGCCGTCGCCTCCCTCGCCGCGCAGCAACACACGATGCGGTCGCTCCATGCGCGTCTGGACCAACTGGAAGCGGTTGCCCGGTCCCCTCGGCACGCCGACCTGGCAAGTCAACAGCACCAGCACTGGGAACTGCTCAGCAAGGCCATAGACGATCCCGAGTTGGCCGAGGTCCTGGATCTCTACGAGGCGCCGGTGTCCGCCAAGCAGCGCCGCCAGTACCTGTTCGCCAACGCCTTGTACACGAACCTGCTCTTCTACTACCGCATCGGCAACCTGTCCAAGGAGGAGTTCTTCAAGCACGTCCGCGGCATCTTCCAGAACCCGATCGTCAGGGAGTACTGGTACGCCACCCAGCAGCAGCGGGCGAGCCTTGCGGACACCGACGAGGCGGAACTGGGCAAGCTGGTGGACGATCTCCTCCAGCAGCTGGAGGATTCGGACACGGAGGAGTGGTGGGTGGTCGGCGAGCCGCCTGGCGCACCGTAA
- a CDS encoding citrate synthase/methylcitrate synthase, with translation MSVNRSTTLVDVPRGLAGVVVTDTEVGDVRGREGFYHYRQYSAVELAQTRGFEDVWHLLVHGELPDAGHAVAFRAETAALRGLPDEVRAALPAIAAASGRSGPLAGMRTALSLLGAAKGFRPVYDIDPDERRRDTLVAAAAVPTLLTALHRLGKGLEPVEPREDLSYAANYLYMLTGSEPEPQGARAVEQYLISTIDHGFNASTFAARVIASTGADVAACLVGAVGALSGPLHGGAPSRALDTLDAIGTPDRIDSWIRERVLSGERIMGFGHAIYRTEDPRSRMLREVAQRFGGPRVDFAVEVERHVEAILAELKPGRELHTNVEFYAGVVMELCGLPREMFTPTFAAARVVGWSANILEQAADSKIIRPVARYVGPGAPVAVPQVA, from the coding sequence ATGTCGGTCAACAGGTCAACCACGCTCGTCGACGTACCGCGAGGACTCGCCGGAGTCGTCGTCACCGACACCGAGGTCGGAGATGTCCGGGGACGCGAGGGCTTCTACCACTACCGCCAGTACTCGGCTGTCGAACTCGCGCAGACCCGCGGCTTCGAGGACGTCTGGCATCTCCTGGTCCACGGGGAACTGCCGGACGCCGGACATGCCGTGGCCTTCCGTGCCGAGACCGCGGCACTGCGGGGGCTGCCCGACGAGGTGCGGGCGGCGCTGCCGGCGATCGCTGCGGCGAGTGGGCGGTCCGGGCCGCTGGCCGGCATGCGCACCGCGTTGTCGCTGCTCGGAGCGGCGAAAGGCTTCCGGCCGGTGTACGACATCGACCCGGACGAGCGGCGACGGGACACACTCGTAGCTGCTGCGGCCGTGCCGACGCTGCTCACAGCGTTGCACCGGCTGGGTAAGGGGCTGGAGCCGGTGGAGCCGCGTGAGGACCTCTCGTACGCGGCGAACTACCTCTACATGTTGACGGGTTCGGAGCCGGAGCCTCAAGGCGCGCGGGCGGTCGAGCAGTACTTGATCTCAACCATTGATCACGGCTTCAACGCATCAACCTTCGCGGCGCGGGTCATCGCGTCGACGGGAGCGGATGTGGCCGCGTGCCTCGTGGGGGCCGTAGGGGCGTTGTCCGGGCCGCTGCACGGGGGTGCGCCCAGTCGGGCGCTGGACACCCTGGACGCGATCGGCACACCCGACCGCATCGACTCCTGGATCCGTGAGCGTGTGCTCTCCGGTGAGCGGATCATGGGCTTCGGTCACGCGATCTACCGCACGGAGGATCCGCGTTCCCGGATGCTCCGGGAGGTCGCCCAGCGGTTCGGCGGTCCACGTGTGGACTTCGCCGTCGAGGTGGAACGCCATGTCGAGGCGATCCTGGCCGAGCTCAAGCCGGGGCGGGAGCTGCACACCAACGTCGAGTTCTACGCGGGCGTGGTCATGGAACTGTGCGGCCTGCCCCGCGAGATGTTCACACCGACGTTCGCGGCGGCGCGGGTGGTGGGGTGGAGCGCCAACATCCTGGAGCAGGCGGCGGACTCGAAGATCATCAGGCCGGTGGCGCGGTACGTGGGGCCGGGGGCGCCGGTGGCGGTGCCGCAAGTGGCCTGA
- a CDS encoding citrate synthase has product MRDQDPLPGPAERRLSTKEAAELLGVKPETVYAYVSRGQLSSRRVPGGRGSTFDAKEVEALSRRNRRESGGSPGSGGELSVRTRITFIDRDRYYFRGVDATELAAQHSYEEIAEWLWTGRLRPGVTFTAPDAAVEVARRAVDALPEHTGPTDRLRVAAIAAAVSDPLRFDLSEEAVLGTARTLIPTLVAALPPVLRDRRRDDGPLAHRLWTRLSGRKPDEASLRALDTALGLLVDHDLAASTLAVRVAASAHAHAYAAVSAGLGVLEGPLHGAASGLAHKLLLDVLDRGDAAPVIAEELRAGRRIPGLGHRLYPGEDPRARALFALLEEIPHAEPALLAVRDIVATTARHAPLHANVDLALAALTASSGMPSTAGETIFAVARTAGWIAHTLEEYGERPLRMRPSGTYVGPKPPQPLPEH; this is encoded by the coding sequence ATGCGCGATCAAGACCCCCTCCCCGGCCCTGCCGAACGCCGGCTCAGCACCAAGGAAGCGGCCGAGCTGCTGGGCGTGAAGCCCGAGACCGTCTACGCCTACGTGAGCCGAGGCCAGCTCAGCAGCCGACGCGTTCCCGGCGGCCGGGGCAGCACCTTCGACGCCAAGGAGGTGGAGGCCCTCTCCCGGCGCAACCGCCGGGAAAGCGGCGGGAGTCCGGGCTCCGGCGGCGAACTGTCCGTGCGCACCCGCATCACGTTCATCGACCGGGACCGCTACTACTTCCGGGGCGTCGACGCCACCGAACTGGCCGCGCAGCACTCCTACGAAGAGATCGCGGAATGGCTGTGGACCGGCCGTCTACGCCCCGGAGTCACCTTCACCGCGCCCGACGCCGCCGTCGAGGTGGCCCGCCGCGCGGTCGACGCGCTGCCCGAACACACAGGCCCCACGGACCGGTTGCGGGTGGCGGCGATCGCCGCCGCGGTCTCGGACCCCCTGCGTTTCGACCTGTCCGAAGAAGCCGTGCTCGGCACCGCACGGACCCTCATCCCGACCCTCGTCGCCGCCCTGCCGCCCGTGCTGCGGGACCGCCGCCGCGACGACGGTCCGCTGGCCCACCGGCTGTGGACGCGCCTCAGCGGACGCAAGCCCGACGAGGCATCTCTGCGCGCCCTGGACACCGCACTGGGTCTGCTCGTCGACCACGACCTCGCCGCCTCGACCCTCGCGGTGCGCGTCGCCGCATCGGCCCACGCGCACGCGTACGCGGCCGTCTCCGCCGGACTCGGTGTCCTGGAGGGCCCCTTGCACGGCGCTGCCAGCGGGCTCGCCCACAAGCTGCTGCTCGATGTGCTCGACCGGGGCGACGCGGCCCCCGTCATCGCGGAGGAACTGCGGGCCGGTCGCCGGATTCCTGGCCTCGGTCACCGGCTCTACCCCGGCGAAGACCCACGCGCGCGAGCCCTGTTCGCCCTCCTGGAGGAGATCCCGCACGCAGAACCCGCACTCCTCGCGGTCCGCGACATCGTGGCCACCACCGCCCGCCACGCCCCTCTGCACGCCAACGTGGACCTGGCCCTCGCCGCCCTCACGGCCTCCTCCGGGATGCCGTCCACGGCGGGCGAGACGATCTTCGCGGTCGCCCGCACGGCGGGCTGGATCGCCCACACACTGGAGGAGTACGGGGAGCGCCCCCTGCGCATGCGCCCGAGCGGCACCTATGTGGGCCCGAAGCCACCCCAACCCCTGCCGGAGCACTGA
- a CDS encoding sucrase ferredoxin → MSTCSTVSHDLDEPVSGTAATARTWLLLEQSGPWGAKALTSSHLDPALGRALETAAKDTGVRIALIRRPGRHADSGTPTTRQAYIAHTVPGNVWLRSATTRDPRDLLELDFVALGRGEHATFDSVLGGRPHTGGPLALVCTNGKRDRCCALLGRPLAAQLAASGVEGAWEVTHLGGHRFSPTLLVLPYGYAYGRAEAHAVKEVLHSVQEGRIVVEGCRGSSAWERPGQAAELAVRSAVREYAAEALTVVRTDGAAPHWEVTVAHADGRHWRVLVAQTASLPPRPESCGASALGSPARMDVVAVHELRTSAALAS, encoded by the coding sequence GTGAGTACCTGCTCAACGGTCTCGCACGACCTCGACGAGCCCGTTTCCGGAACCGCGGCCACCGCGCGGACCTGGCTGCTGCTGGAACAGTCCGGTCCCTGGGGCGCCAAGGCGCTCACTTCGAGCCACCTGGACCCCGCGCTGGGGCGTGCCCTGGAGACCGCAGCGAAGGACACGGGCGTGCGCATCGCGCTCATCCGCCGCCCCGGACGGCACGCCGACAGCGGAACACCCACCACCCGGCAGGCGTACATCGCCCACACCGTGCCCGGCAACGTGTGGCTGCGCAGTGCGACGACCCGCGATCCGCGGGACCTGCTCGAGCTGGACTTCGTCGCGCTCGGCAGGGGCGAGCACGCCACCTTCGACTCCGTGCTCGGGGGGCGTCCCCACACCGGCGGCCCCCTCGCGCTCGTCTGCACCAACGGCAAGCGGGACCGCTGCTGCGCGCTCCTCGGCCGCCCGCTCGCCGCGCAACTGGCCGCCTCGGGCGTCGAGGGCGCCTGGGAGGTCACCCATCTGGGTGGTCACCGGTTCTCGCCGACGCTGCTCGTTCTGCCGTACGGCTATGCCTACGGCCGCGCCGAGGCCCATGCCGTCAAGGAAGTCCTCCACAGCGTCCAGGAGGGCCGCATCGTGGTCGAGGGGTGCCGCGGAAGCTCGGCCTGGGAGCGCCCCGGCCAGGCGGCCGAGCTGGCCGTGCGCTCGGCGGTGCGTGAATACGCGGCGGAGGCGCTGACAGTCGTACGAACGGACGGCGCCGCCCCGCACTGGGAGGTCACCGTCGCTCACGCCGACGGCCGCCACTGGCGCGTCCTCGTGGCCCAGACCGCATCCCTGCCGCCCCGTCCGGAGAGCTGCGGTGCGTCGGCGCTCGGCTCACCCGCGCGGATGGACGTCGTGGCGGTGCACGAGCTGAGGACATCGGCAGCGCTGGCGAGCTGA
- a CDS encoding sensor histidine kinase codes for MSRTPPARRLRLGLPRRVFSQVLLMQLAIAAGVAVLATGLFLAPLSNQLDDQAMRRALAIAQTTAAESQIAEQVTDTPPLPTGPVQREAERIRRATGAEYVVVMDWRGVRWSHPTRSEVGRIVSTDPGQALAGKEIMQIDSGTLGRTARGKVPLYDSEHKIVGAVSVGIAYDSVRARLIHAIPGLFAYAGGALAVGALAAWLISRRVQRQTRDLAFSDISALLAEREAMLHGIREGVVALDRTGRIRLLNDEARRLLNIGDEAVGRPPDEALGAGRTADVLAGRVTGTDLITVRGQRVLVANRMPTDDGGAVATLRDRTELEQLGRELDSTHGLIDALRAQDHEHANRMHTLLGLLELEMYDDAVEFVGEVVGDHRATAEQVTEKIEDPLLAALLVGKATVAAERGVALWISDRTRLPDRLVDPSGLVTIVGNLVDNALDAVAGAPHARVEVELRTEGRTAVLRVRDTGPGIPVEQRELVFTEGWSTKEPPAHRGRGLGLSLVRKLAERQGGSATVAEADGGGAEFTVVLPEALAEPQPALTAPPAQQSATEEES; via the coding sequence ATGAGCCGCACTCCCCCCGCCCGCCGCCTGCGCCTCGGGCTGCCCCGCCGGGTGTTCTCGCAGGTGCTCCTGATGCAGCTGGCGATCGCCGCGGGAGTCGCGGTGCTCGCGACCGGTCTGTTCCTCGCCCCTCTGAGCAACCAGCTCGACGACCAGGCGATGCGACGGGCGCTCGCCATCGCCCAGACCACCGCCGCCGAGTCGCAGATCGCCGAGCAGGTCACGGACACGCCCCCGCTGCCCACCGGCCCCGTCCAGCGGGAGGCCGAGAGGATCCGCAGGGCGACCGGGGCCGAGTACGTCGTGGTGATGGACTGGCGGGGCGTCCGCTGGTCGCACCCCACTCGCAGCGAGGTCGGCAGGATCGTCTCGACCGACCCGGGCCAGGCCCTGGCCGGCAAGGAGATCATGCAGATCGACAGTGGCACCCTGGGCCGCACCGCCCGCGGCAAGGTGCCTCTGTACGACAGCGAACACAAGATCGTCGGGGCGGTCTCCGTTGGCATCGCCTACGACAGCGTGCGTGCCCGGCTGATCCATGCGATCCCGGGGCTGTTCGCCTACGCCGGCGGGGCCCTCGCCGTCGGCGCGCTGGCAGCCTGGCTGATCTCCCGGAGAGTCCAGCGACAGACCCGTGACCTGGCCTTCTCAGACATCTCCGCCCTCCTCGCCGAGCGCGAGGCCATGCTGCACGGCATCCGGGAAGGCGTTGTCGCCCTGGATCGCACCGGGCGCATCCGCCTGCTCAACGACGAGGCCCGCCGCCTGCTGAACATCGGGGACGAGGCCGTCGGCCGGCCCCCCGACGAAGCTCTGGGGGCCGGCCGTACCGCCGACGTCCTGGCCGGACGGGTGACGGGCACCGATCTGATCACCGTCCGCGGCCAGCGGGTTCTGGTCGCCAACCGCATGCCCACCGACGACGGCGGTGCCGTCGCCACCCTGCGCGACCGCACCGAACTGGAGCAGCTCGGCCGGGAGCTCGACTCGACCCACGGTCTGATCGACGCGCTGCGCGCCCAGGACCACGAGCACGCCAACCGGATGCACACGCTCCTCGGGCTGCTGGAGCTGGAGATGTACGACGACGCCGTGGAGTTCGTCGGAGAGGTCGTCGGCGACCACCGGGCCACCGCGGAGCAGGTCACCGAGAAGATCGAGGATCCGCTGCTCGCCGCACTGCTGGTGGGCAAGGCGACCGTCGCGGCCGAGCGTGGTGTCGCCCTGTGGATCTCCGACCGGACCCGGCTGCCGGACCGGCTGGTCGATCCGAGCGGGCTGGTCACGATCGTCGGCAACCTCGTGGACAACGCCCTGGACGCCGTCGCCGGCGCTCCGCACGCGCGCGTGGAGGTCGAACTGCGCACGGAGGGCCGTACCGCCGTCCTCAGGGTGCGGGACACCGGGCCCGGAATCCCGGTGGAACAACGGGAACTGGTCTTCACCGAGGGCTGGTCGACCAAGGAGCCTCCTGCGCACCGGGGGCGCGGCCTCGGGCTCTCCCTCGTACGCAAGCTCGCCGAGCGCCAGGGGGGCAGCGCGACCGTCGCAGAGGCAGATGGCGGAGGCGCGGAGTTCACCGTCGTACTGCCCGAGGCACTGGCCGAGCCGCAACCGGCGCTCACCGCGCCGCCCGCCCAGCAGTCCGCCACCGAGGAGGAGTCGTGA
- a CDS encoding response regulator produces the protein MIEVLVVDDDTRVARVNAAYVEKVPGFHVAGEAHSAADALRQLEALPHVDLVLMDHYLPDETGLAVVQEMRRRGHQTDVIMVTAARDVTTVQAAMRHGALQYLVKPFAFAGLRARLEAYAELRRTLDGGGEAEQAEVDRIFGALSTPGEPELPKGHSPTTVELVRRSLMTAEGPLSAQEIADRTGVSRQTAQRYLKLLERTGRARLTLKYGDAGRPEHRYVWATRA, from the coding sequence ATGATCGAGGTGCTGGTCGTGGACGACGACACCCGCGTGGCACGCGTCAACGCCGCCTACGTCGAGAAGGTGCCCGGCTTCCACGTGGCCGGCGAGGCGCACAGCGCGGCGGACGCGCTGCGGCAGCTGGAGGCGCTGCCCCACGTCGACCTGGTCCTCATGGACCACTACCTGCCCGACGAGACGGGTCTGGCGGTCGTCCAGGAGATGCGCCGACGCGGCCACCAGACCGACGTGATCATGGTGACGGCTGCGCGGGACGTGACGACCGTACAGGCGGCGATGCGGCACGGCGCGCTGCAGTACCTGGTCAAGCCGTTCGCCTTCGCGGGCCTCAGGGCCAGGCTGGAGGCGTACGCCGAGCTGCGCCGCACCCTGGACGGTGGAGGCGAGGCGGAACAGGCGGAGGTCGACCGCATCTTCGGCGCGCTGTCCACGCCCGGGGAGCCCGAGCTGCCCAAGGGACACTCCCCCACCACGGTGGAACTCGTCCGCAGATCCCTGATGACCGCCGAAGGGCCGCTGTCGGCCCAGGAGATCGCCGACCGGACGGGGGTGAGCCGGCAGACCGCCCAGCGCTATCTGAAGCTCCTGGAGCGCACGGGGCGGGCCAGGCTCACCCTCAAGTACGGCGACGCGGGCCGCCCGGAACACCGTTATGTGTGGGCGACCCGCGCGTGA